From the Sinorhizobium garamanticum genome, one window contains:
- a CDS encoding YciI family protein, with the protein MHYLCQFWFETSGAKELSKEEGEKLTKDCIAYDEGLTKSGHLLLAQALRPPATAKTVRVSDGKISVTDGPFAEIKEHLGSIILIEAADMNEALRIASRSPLARLAAIEVRPAYSINEQ; encoded by the coding sequence TGCCAATTCTGGTTTGAAACCTCGGGCGCGAAGGAACTGTCGAAGGAAGAAGGGGAAAAGCTCACGAAAGACTGCATTGCCTATGACGAAGGCCTCACCAAAAGCGGCCATTTGCTGCTCGCTCAGGCCCTTCGGCCGCCGGCAACGGCAAAGACAGTCCGCGTGAGCGACGGCAAGATTTCGGTTACCGACGGGCCCTTCGCCGAGATCAAGGAACATCTCGGCAGTATCATACTCATCGAAGCCGCGGACATGAACGAGGCGCTTCGCATTGCAAGTCGTTCGCCGCTCGCCAGGCTCGCCGCCATAGAAGTGCGCCCGGCCTATTCGATCAACGAGCAGTGA
- a CDS encoding RNA polymerase sigma factor — protein MQKLIDDIYRSHSRRVLATLIRLLGDFDRAEEALHEAFAEAARKWPRDGVPDNPMAWLVSTGRFRTIDQLRRRSRFDASMKDIEDSLYPAQEAEIGDMDLIEDDVLRLIFTCCHPIIPADAQIAMSLREICGLTTEEIAHAFLVPAPTVAQRIVRAKNRIRSAGIPYEVPDKDQLPDRLQRVLHVIYLVFNEGYSATSGADIVRTDLTAEAIRLCRTLLALLPDLEVSGLLALMLLQDSRRAARRSATGEIILLADQDRSLWDREMIREGLALIDAATGCGAVGYYGLQAAIAAEHARKRKAEETDWHRIVGLYGLLLIARPSPIIELNRAVALAMCEGPAAGLAIVEAILSRGELRDYHLAHAARADFLRQLKRFPDARLAYEKALELCRQQPEKAFIRKRIAELPE, from the coding sequence TTGCAGAAGCTGATCGACGACATCTACCGCTCTCATTCGCGCAGGGTGCTTGCAACACTCATCCGTCTGCTCGGCGATTTTGACCGGGCGGAGGAGGCGCTGCACGAGGCCTTCGCCGAAGCTGCGCGGAAGTGGCCAAGGGATGGGGTTCCGGACAACCCCATGGCCTGGCTGGTGTCGACGGGCCGCTTCCGTACCATCGACCAGCTAAGAAGGCGGTCGCGCTTCGACGCGTCGATGAAGGATATCGAAGACAGCCTCTATCCGGCCCAGGAAGCGGAGATCGGCGATATGGATCTCATAGAAGACGATGTACTCCGCCTGATCTTCACCTGCTGCCATCCCATTATTCCGGCGGATGCGCAGATCGCCATGTCGCTCAGGGAAATATGCGGGCTGACGACAGAGGAGATCGCTCACGCTTTCCTCGTTCCCGCACCAACGGTCGCGCAGCGGATCGTGCGCGCCAAGAACCGTATCCGCTCTGCCGGAATTCCCTACGAGGTGCCGGACAAGGACCAGTTGCCGGATCGCCTGCAGCGCGTACTGCACGTTATCTATCTGGTCTTTAATGAGGGCTACTCGGCTACCTCGGGAGCGGATATTGTCAGGACGGATTTGACGGCGGAGGCCATCCGGCTCTGCCGGACACTGCTCGCCCTTCTGCCGGACCTCGAAGTTTCAGGGCTGCTTGCGTTGATGCTGCTGCAGGACTCGCGGCGCGCGGCGAGGCGGAGCGCCACGGGCGAGATCATCTTGCTTGCCGATCAGGACCGCTCTCTGTGGGACCGTGAGATGATAAGGGAGGGATTGGCCCTGATCGATGCCGCGACGGGGTGTGGCGCGGTCGGCTACTATGGCCTGCAGGCAGCGATCGCCGCCGAACATGCCCGGAAGCGAAAGGCGGAGGAAACCGACTGGCACCGCATCGTCGGACTCTACGGCTTGCTTCTCATCGCCCGCCCCTCTCCCATCATCGAACTGAACAGGGCGGTGGCTCTTGCCATGTGCGAGGGACCTGCGGCCGGTCTCGCGATCGTAGAGGCCATCCTCTCCAGGGGAGAACTGCGGGATTATCATCTGGCGCATGCGGCACGCGCCGATTTCCTGCGCCAGCTCAAGCGCTTCCCCGACGCCCGCCTGGCCTATGAAAAGGCACTTGAACTTTGCCGCCAGCAACCGGAAAAAGCATTCATCCGCAAGAGGATCGCCGAGCTTCCCGAGTGA
- a CDS encoding DUF1501 domain-containing protein yields the protein MTEVTLSRRGFLRSACCLAAAPIFTPVTFAAMPGDNRFVTIVLRGAMDGLDLVQPYDEAGFARLRPTLALTPDKGLLDLDGHFGLNPAAAGLMPLWKSRELAFVHAVSTPYRDQRSHFDGQDMLESGGEHVAEEKTGWLNRALSVIPRSDDRKAIDVNTSTELILSGPNDVDVWASDSNLRTAKDEMQLLMRLYAGDPIFANAMDEATRANGAAMAAEPDGKRAERIVDVASLTGTMLKGEYRIASFSITGWDTHVGQAGQFRRPAQDLAQAISTLKATLGPTVWSKTVVLAMTEFGRTVRQNGSGGTDHGTGGCAVLAGGAIDGGRVLGRWPGIGDGKLLDDRDLMPTADVRELAAAMLYRQFEVTARDLTTKIFPGLSFDKASQFLRA from the coding sequence ATGACCGAGGTTACGCTTTCCCGCCGCGGCTTCCTGAGATCGGCCTGCTGCCTCGCGGCGGCGCCGATCTTCACGCCGGTCACCTTCGCTGCGATGCCGGGCGACAACCGCTTTGTCACGATCGTGCTGCGCGGCGCGATGGATGGGCTCGACCTGGTGCAGCCTTACGACGAGGCGGGTTTCGCGCGCCTGAGGCCGACGCTGGCGCTGACACCGGACAAGGGGCTTCTCGATCTCGACGGGCATTTCGGCCTGAATCCCGCGGCGGCCGGCCTGATGCCGCTCTGGAAGAGTCGTGAGCTTGCCTTCGTGCATGCGGTCTCGACGCCCTATCGCGACCAGCGTAGCCATTTCGACGGGCAGGACATGCTGGAATCGGGCGGCGAGCACGTGGCCGAGGAGAAGACCGGCTGGCTCAATCGGGCGCTTTCGGTAATCCCGCGTTCGGACGACCGCAAGGCGATCGACGTCAACACCTCGACGGAACTGATCCTTTCCGGCCCGAACGACGTCGATGTCTGGGCATCCGATTCCAACCTCCGCACGGCAAAGGACGAGATGCAGCTCCTGATGCGGCTCTATGCCGGCGATCCGATTTTCGCCAACGCGATGGACGAGGCGACGCGGGCGAACGGGGCGGCGATGGCCGCCGAGCCGGACGGCAAGCGTGCCGAGAGGATCGTCGACGTTGCGAGCCTCACCGGCACTATGTTGAAGGGCGAGTATCGGATCGCGAGCTTCTCGATCACCGGCTGGGATACGCATGTGGGGCAAGCCGGGCAATTCAGGCGACCAGCGCAGGATCTGGCGCAGGCGATCAGCACGCTGAAGGCGACGCTCGGCCCGACCGTCTGGTCGAAGACCGTAGTGCTGGCGATGACGGAGTTCGGGCGTACAGTGCGGCAGAACGGCTCGGGCGGCACCGACCACGGCACCGGCGGATGCGCCGTACTCGCGGGCGGGGCAATCGATGGCGGACGCGTCCTCGGGCGCTGGCCGGGCATCGGCGATGGTAAGCTGCTCGACGACCGCGACCTGATGCCGACCGCAGACGTGCGCGAACTCGCCGCGGCGATGCTCTATCGGCAGTTCGAGGTGACGGCCAGAGACCTGACGACGAAGATTTTTCCGGGGTTAAGCTTCGACAAGGCCTCGCAGTTCCTGAGGGCTTGA
- a CDS encoding DUF1800 domain-containing protein produces the protein MSLSFPTMAAIRFGYGFRPGEVPPQSKDQLLGQVASGARSAPSFLSDGIDGRHQQIADLQEELRELRQSGDEQARRDKRKAIQKRVLHGFQRDANARMMQAVLSPNGFYERLAAFWTDHFSTSANKSLPMRMIVPLYEAEAIRPHLGGSFRDLLRNATQHPAMLIYLDQAQSQGPDSPGGMKQKKGLNENLGRELLELHTLGAGSGYTQADVRAAAMVLTGLTIDRRDMDATFRPGISEPGEHRVLGVSYGGAKRSPKDYLALLDDLAVHPKTAEHISRKLAVHFVSDQPSSEMVVAMADAWKKTDGDLMAVYGAMLDHPAAWRDEGAKARQPFDYVVAGLRALNAGSGDGAVGEFMRAHQDGGDGGDATMAPKAMAGQGSAMGGDAGAMAPDPEDAAASKRRKALQTARALGQGALRRMGQPTWLPPSPAGFEENFSTWITGSQLAERLAWARRASAQFGKDEDPREFLKATLADAARDETIRIVAQAPNKISGLTLVLASPEFNRR, from the coding sequence ATGAGCCTCTCCTTTCCGACGATGGCGGCGATCCGGTTCGGCTATGGTTTCCGGCCGGGCGAGGTGCCGCCGCAGAGCAAGGACCAACTGCTTGGTCAGGTGGCGAGCGGTGCTCGCAGTGCGCCGTCCTTTCTTTCCGACGGCATCGATGGACGGCATCAGCAGATTGCCGACCTGCAGGAGGAACTGAGGGAGTTGCGCCAGAGCGGCGACGAGCAGGCGCGCCGAGACAAGCGCAAGGCAATCCAGAAGCGCGTACTGCACGGCTTCCAGCGCGACGCCAATGCGCGGATGATGCAGGCCGTGCTTTCGCCGAACGGCTTCTACGAGCGGCTTGCAGCCTTCTGGACCGACCATTTCTCGACCAGCGCCAACAAGAGCCTGCCGATGCGGATGATCGTGCCGCTTTACGAGGCGGAAGCGATCCGGCCGCATCTCGGCGGTTCATTCCGTGACTTGCTGCGCAACGCGACGCAGCATCCGGCGATGCTCATCTATCTGGATCAGGCGCAGTCGCAGGGGCCAGATTCGCCGGGCGGCATGAAACAGAAGAAGGGGCTGAACGAGAACCTCGGCCGCGAACTCCTGGAACTGCATACGCTGGGGGCGGGCAGCGGCTATACACAGGCCGACGTCCGCGCCGCGGCGATGGTGCTGACCGGATTGACGATCGACCGCCGAGATATGGACGCCACTTTCCGTCCGGGCATTTCGGAGCCGGGCGAGCACAGGGTACTCGGCGTGAGCTATGGCGGCGCGAAACGGTCTCCGAAGGACTATCTGGCGCTGCTCGACGATCTCGCGGTCCATCCGAAGACCGCGGAGCACATCAGCCGCAAGCTTGCCGTCCATTTCGTCTCCGACCAGCCGTCGAGCGAGATGGTGGTGGCGATGGCGGATGCCTGGAAGAAGACGGACGGCGACCTGATGGCCGTCTACGGAGCGATGCTCGACCATCCGGCGGCGTGGCGCGACGAGGGGGCGAAGGCGCGTCAGCCGTTCGACTATGTCGTAGCCGGGTTGAGGGCGCTGAATGCCGGTAGCGGCGATGGCGCAGTGGGCGAGTTCATGCGGGCCCACCAGGATGGCGGCGACGGCGGCGATGCGACGATGGCGCCGAAGGCAATGGCGGGGCAGGGCAGCGCCATGGGCGGCGATGCCGGCGCGATGGCACCCGATCCCGAGGACGCGGCGGCATCGAAACGGCGCAAGGCCCTCCAGACGGCGCGGGCGCTGGGGCAGGGCGCGTTGCGGCGCATGGGCCAGCCGACATGGCTGCCGCCGAGCCCGGCGGGCTTCGAAGAGAATTTCTCCACCTGGATCACCGGGAGCCAGCTTGCCGAGAGGCTTGCCTGGGCGCGGCGCGCCTCCGCTCAGTTCGGCAAGGACGAGGATCCGCGCGAATTCCTGAAGGCGACGCTTGCCGATGCGGCGCGCGACGAGACGATCCGCATCGTCGCCCAAGCGCCGAACAAGATCAGCGGCCTGACGCTGGTGCTGGCCTCGCCCGAATTCAACCGCCGATAA